Proteins encoded in a region of the Malaciobacter mytili LMG 24559 genome:
- a CDS encoding 2OG-Fe(II) oxygenase: MYQISNNIYCQKDILDLEIPTKLLTNPYYDYPYLIIENFFSQKILKELCEMLKSNSDVEDAKIRKINDLNILDKKLDKSIRKTKIHKLPKRYLNIYEKKFIFHQKKIEEFFKLALTTSTKVQVLQYTEGCFYKAHSDDSNMIVKDDKLVGFLPVALQRKITTVLFLDDEYEGGELVFNYLYDKDGNVVQLKGRSGDMIVFLSNPVYTHEVKEVISGNRFTLVQWHDAIIN; this comes from the coding sequence ATGTATCAAATAAGTAATAATATCTATTGTCAAAAAGATATTTTAGATTTGGAAATACCAACTAAACTATTGACCAATCCATATTATGATTATCCATATTTAATAATAGAGAATTTTTTTTCACAAAAAATATTAAAAGAACTTTGTGAAATGCTAAAGTCAAATAGTGATGTTGAAGATGCCAAAATTAGAAAAATAAATGATTTAAATATTCTTGATAAGAAATTAGATAAGAGTATTCGAAAAACAAAGATTCATAAATTGCCTAAAAGATATTTAAATATTTATGAAAAAAAATTTATTTTTCATCAAAAAAAAATTGAAGAATTTTTCAAATTAGCTTTAACAACATCAACCAAAGTTCAAGTTCTTCAATATACCGAAGGTTGTTTTTATAAAGCTCATAGTGATGATTCAAATATGATAGTTAAGGATGATAAACTAGTAGGCTTTTTACCTGTTGCATTACAAAGAAAAATTACAACAGTACTTTTTTTAGATGATGAGTATGAAGGTGGAGAGTTAGTATTTAATTATTTATATGACAAAGACGGAAATGTTGTACAACTAAAAGGTAGAAGTGGAGATATGATAGTTTTTCTAAGTAATCCTGTTTACACCCATGAAGTAAAAGAGGTGATAAGTGGTAATAGGTTTACTCTAGTGCAATGGCATGATGCTATAATAAATTAA